A segment of the Colletotrichum destructivum chromosome 3, complete sequence genome:
TCAAGTCAGTGCCGCCGTGGGCCTTGAAGGTTTGCTCCGTAATGACCTTAACATAGATGTAGAGATGCtgttcctccttctccttgcgtTTAGCCTCTTTCAGAGCGGTTTCCTCCTCGAACCTCGATCGCAGGTGGAGGGGAATgtcctccttggtgacggGGCACAGAATGTTGTCCAGACGCGACTGGCGAATGTACACCAGCATGTAGGCGCTGTTCTGGCGCACAACCGGGGCCTTCTTCTGCAGGGGCGCCCGGAGATGGTTGGCGGGGTGCGTCCGGTATTCTCCACCAAAGTTCTCCTCGAGCACTTCGCGCATCGTGGCCTTCGtgaccttgtcgtcgtcgtactTGTAGAACCATCCATCTTTCTCAGGCTTCAGGAACGCATAGTAGTGGCCGGCGTTCAAGTCACCGCTGTGAACGAGTACGCCGTGAAGCTGATACGTCCATGACTCCGATTTGTCGGCATCTTCTGAAAGGTACGGAGCGGCATCGAAAATCTCAGGGAATTCGTATCGGTCGTTGATCTTCATCATGGTATCTCGTTGGATGTCGTACTCAAAACGTTTCAGTTGCAAGTGCAGGACGTTGGGGAAGCTCTGGAAGATGACGCCCTTATTGGCGTCCTGCAGCTTGAACTCGTCGCCAGCGTAGTACTGGTTCTCACCATCCATCTTCTCGACCTGGACGTAGTCCTTGAAGCTGTCCAGAAGGTTCTTGTTACCGCTCACGTTGAGCTGAATGTCCCAGAAGTCTTCGACACGGCTAGATTCGTAGTCGACGTTAACACAAGAGATGTAAGTCTTTATCTTACCGCTAAACATCTCGGGGAGGACGTGTTCAGCCGGCGTGCCCTTCATCTTCTCTTCCATGCGCTCCATCAACTTTCGCGACAACTCCTGGACGTCCTGTTGCTCGAAGATGTGCCTCGTCTCCCAGCCGAAGGACTTGGTGAGCTCGTTGGTTCCGACGGCCTGCTCGGAAGTCTGCAGTTGGTAAAAAAGGCGCTGTAGGGTGTATGCGCTGTTGCCCATGCTCTCTTCGCTCTGGGTGGGAATTTCGTAAATGGCCTGTGGCATGTCAGCAGTCGGACTCACCGCTTAGGGGGGTACTTAGCGGTCGTACGCACTTTGCGAAAAGCGTTGGTAAAATACAGAGATTGAAGGAGAGAGTTGAGGTAGCACGTGGCGCCTTGGTTGCGCAGGCCGACGTAGCCCGTCTCCTTTTTGGAATCGTAGTTGTTGAAGTTGTGCCAAAGGACACCCGTCTCGTCTTTAACAATGCGAATGTAGGCCGTGATGTTGGCGGTCTCGTTCTCGCAAAGAGGTCGACTTCCACCCTCCCAAGGCACGTTGAACATCTTCCGGAGCTCGAGGAATCTGGTGAAACCCCAGTCCGACTCCTCCTTGGTGAATCGATGGTGGGCTGTGTGATGGGTGTATAGACTCGGGTCGTCCGGGTTCCATAGGACGAGGGCGAACTGCACGCAGCAGCTCCAATTGTCAGGAATGTTGGCCGGTTCGAATCCATGCTCGAGGTAAATGGAACACTGGTCTACGTTATTACCGTGCGGGAAGAGGAGAATGCGCCTGGCGTGGATGTCAGCAAAATTATCGGCCGTGGCGACGAGAGGCCACAAGAGCGAAATAAGCGTACCATGGAAAGCCGCCAGCCTGAAAGACCGGGCCATGCTCCTTCTTCGACATTGACCTCCATGCTTCGACTGTCCATGTgttgacgacgtcctcgacgattTCGGGCTCTTCGTGGAGGTGTGGGAAAATGATTTCCTTCATGGCATCGACTGTCCCGAGTTAGCCGGGCAAGGGTCTGTGGATAATGTCTTGACGGCAATTAATCCTACAATCATTTGCCATGGGCAAGTCTTGCAATTGTTCGGCCTCAttgtcgaggttgtcggGGCTGATGATGGCAATGGGCTCCTTCTCCGAGTCGGTCACGCCGACATACTCGTCGGTATCGACAACCATCTCGTTCGGCGAGTGGATATCGTTGTCGTAGCTCTGCGTGCGGTAGAGACTGGGGTTAGCTCAGGCCACACTTTGGTGACGGGTAGCGGGGGGCGGTGGTAGAAGGGCAGCCAAGGAAAGAATGTGTAGATAGATAGGTAGAGATAGGTAGGTTGGGTTcagcagagagagagggagggagggagctTGGCTTGCTCGGCCGAATGGCGGGGTATGGAAAAGTAGGTATGGTGAGGCTGGAACAGGGCCAGATGGAGATGAGGAGTAGAGCAATGGGGCAGGCTGCTGTGGTGACAAGGCTCAAGGCGGGTGaacaagaaagaaagacaagcAGGAGGGGCAGAGTGGCAGCCGCTCACTGTATCCAAGCATGTGTTTTGTGGCTTACCATGGTTTAGCTGCAGTGGCGtcaaagaaaagagagagagcaagagcCGATGCCGTTACCAGTCAGGAAACCAGAGCAAAAATGGCGATTTGCGCCAATGCTGGTTTGATGACGGAGTAGAAGCCGCAAAGGCAGGATGGTGGCAGCTGGAGGGAGGGCAAGCAGCAGGCTGCCTTGGGGACCTGAAAACAGCAGGTGCAAGGAGCAAAGGTGCCTTTTTTCCAGGAAAACGTTGTCAGTCGTAGCAAAGAAGTGCAGGTGGTGATGAAGAGATCTTGCATGAACAAAAAGACAAGACCAGGAAGGTGGAGGCAGCAACAGGTTGGTCCAAGCAGGTGCACCTTAGAAACAGGTGTATGGttgatcagtcagtcaaAAGAGCAGGCCAACAGCCTGGGCTGGGGTGGGTGTGcttgcgtgtgtgtgtgtcaagTGAATGAGTGCCGTGCTTTGCTGTGAGGTGTACCGTGTGATGCACTAGACAGACCAAGCAAATCCAGTCGTGGGGGAGAGGGTTGGAGAATGGCAGCAGGTTAATGGTGAGGCGCAGTACAGGTACAGACCAGCGACAGGCAGAGGAGAGATAGCTTGCCGGGGATGATGAATGGAGCATGAGAGAAGCAGCACAATGGAGGCAGGATAGGCTTGGCTAAGTAGTAGATGTTAGGCTGAGATAGAAGATGCCAGCAAAGACGTTAACAGAAGGTTCACCTAAGGAATCCGTTTCGAGGACATGCCCCACTCTCCCGCAGCCCAAGGACCTTTTATGccggccagctgctgcacTGGGCAGAGTGCTAACTGCTGGCCTGGGGCAAATATGGGCTTGTGTGTACTATGTAAGGCAAAGAAGGGGAGGACAACTGCGATTTGCACCTTGCCCTCTCGATCTCCCCTCTCTCATTGGAGAGAACAACCTCCCACCCCTCCAATGACGTTGCTGTGACCGCCACCCAAGTCTGCAAGCCACCTTCTTCGAGGGCCACCTCACCCACCATTAATTGTGCCCCAGCTGACATACAGGCTTTCCTTCTACTTGTTGCCTTGGATGCTAATGCCAGCTACTGCTGTAAACACGCAATACGCAGCAGGGCTCAACTAGACAGGGCTAGACAAAATGGAGAGGTTATCCGTGCTCCTATACCATTCGTTTCATCGCCTGGAACCTTGATGCAGCCATCTGGCAAATTGGGTATAGGAGTCCATACTGACTCTTCAGAGGTGATGGGAACCGGCCTTGCTTGTCGAATAGTTAGGGGCTGGTGGTCTGACTGCGCCTGGTCTTCTCAGTATGGAATCGAGCACGTGTGCTGACCCGAATTACCCAGCACCCAATGGGATCTGCAGCGCCCTAACTCGGAAGTCTGGAGCATTGCATAGTAAATTCGGCCGAAGTGAGCTTTGCCAGCTCTTGCGCCATAGGCCATAGCCATGAGGTGGTTGCTCGATTCGTCCGAGATGTTACCGTCTCCCCAGCCTGGGTCTCAACAATGGCCCGAGATGTCAACTGCTATGTGCATTACAAACATGGAGCCGAAATTGGCTTCGTTTGTGCAAAGCAGGAAAAGATTCAGACAATCATCCCATTCAGATCAATATCGCACACGCCTAAGCTGGTGCGGTGCTCTTTCTAGACGTGACAAGTCCAGGAAGGCACTACAATTTCCCCATTCCCCCTCGCCATCCAAAGTAGGTACAGGGTGACATTCCAATCCCCCACTCGCTCCA
Coding sequences within it:
- a CDS encoding Putative MATH/TRAF domain, ubiquitin specific protease, ubiquitin carboxyl-terminal hydrolase, with protein sequence MSYDNDIHSPNEMVVDTDEYVGVTDSEKEPIAIISPDNLDNEAEQLQDLPMANDFDAMKEIIFPHLHEEPEIVEDVVNTWTVEAWRSMSKKEHGPVFQAGGFPWRILLFPHGNNVDQCSIYLEHGFEPANIPDNWSCCVQFALVLWNPDDPSLYTHHTAHHRFTKEESDWGFTRFLELRKMFNVPWEGGSRPLCENETANITAYIRIVKDETGVLWHNFNNYDSKKETGYVGLRNQGATCYLNSLLQSLYFTNAFRKAIYEIPTQSEESMGNSAYTLQRLFYQLQTSEQAVGTNELTKSFGWETRHIFEQQDVQELSRKLMERMEEKMKGTPAEHVLPEMFSGKIKTYISCVNVDYESSRVEDFWDIQLNVSGNKNLLDSFKDYVQVEKMDGENQYYAGDEFKLQDANKGVIFQSFPNVLHLQLKRFEYDIQRDTMMKINDRYEFPEIFDAAPYLSEDADKSESWTYQLHGVLVHSGDLNAGHYYAFLKPEKDGWFYKYDDDKVTKATMREVLEENFGGEYRTHPANHLRAPLQKKAPVVRQNSAYMLVYIRQSRLDNILCPVTKEDIPLHLRSRFEEETALKEAKRKEKEEQHLYIYVKVITEQTFKAHGGTDLTSFDADHAEDEGAPKSYRVLRSSTMEELVATIAESLDLDPRKVRLWIMVNRQNKTIRPDQPIMDLRPTVEECFQRAAAHRDQFLRVWAEVAEETTPEGEAVWPTYQGQLNGVVVKNDLILVFLKHFDVEAQSLHGIGHVYISKEKKVEELVPIIMKKMGWGDKLPSDEKICLWEEIKPTMIEALKAKQSLKAAELQDGDIVCFQKTTERKGDRNILEKRLGLGDKQAVEEPPKKADRFDDAREYYDFLHNKKTVKFHAHPTRCNPEKFPPFELVLNSKISYDVLAERVGDRLGVDPTHIRFWTVNSATGNPKTTVKRGVNQSLQLILNPSGYNQLSSSQRTDAFYFEVLDMSLAELDTKKTVKITWLSEGITKEDHYDLLVAKNGNIEDLIQVLVKKAGIPDEAEGGRIRVYETSSHKFYRELPREYPVISMNDYTNVFAERVPEEEANEEETSNFIQVFHFQNEPSRVHGVPFKFILIEGEKFVDTKKRLEKRTGLKGKSFEKIKFAVVKRSHFSKPQYLNDDDELWNVATSDDDYLGLDHVDRTRTLRNGVGDLFLR